ttttttttcagtgaaagtaatgtgtaaacagcatcatgtaatattttttatgatggttagttgcatatttgtctattttagtttccataaagttactcttaaaaagctcatttttattccatcttctattctgaaaagtcttaattcttaattcttttgcagttaacttgtgtcttttctccacctgtcaatttctgtattgcaatagttttgaataattttcaTGGGgattttttgacttttcagtctgagttacaactcttttttggctcatttcatctgtaaaaaaagaattgcctaataattctgcacacctgaatataaggagtttttctcttccagccttcatggacaattatatatcactcataaatgattaaatacaaaattaatggtaatTATTAAGACTGATGTCCttgggaattggtaaaatgtgcttggataaaaaaaatctgaatatcaacatgcctaataattgtgcacacagtgtaaatcaataaaggttttagtaacactttataataaggtgtaatttgtaaacattagtaaattaacatgaacaatatattttcacagaatttattaatgtttgttgattttagttcacagtgcattaactaatgttaacagataatttttttttttttaagttttgactattaactgacattgacatgctatataattattgttcatgttaattcatatagttgatgttaataactgaaaccttattaaaagtgttactaaagttttatatattgttctgtgtgtgtgtgtgtctttcatagtcttgatggtttggattaaacCTTTATTTGCTgaatccttaaaaccagactgccatagagttactgtaaatgcatgtgcccgctgggcacaattttcctgatgccaccggggcggtgtttgcgctgatggcttgagcccgccatcgctgcttgcagctatattttctgaatcttttttttttttgttttatggttttttttttatttgttatttaatatgaaatgctCTGGATTTTACTTCAGTGTTTTGTTGTGTAAAGGTTGACTGCACAGACACATGTAAAGTTCTGCAGGTATAAATGAGGGCATCTCTCTTCTCCTCTGGTGTCCTGTTACAAGGTCAAACGCTGAGCCTTCACAAACACGCGAGGATCCTGTGGCTCACGGCTGCACTTTAAAACATTTGGCTGGCGTTTGACAGGCACACACACATGAGGTCTGCAGAGGTGTTATGACAGTGTgggtttaaaatgatgtttttttattttatttgtatttttgcagATGCAAGGGAGAACTGGAAATCAGGAAAATCCTTCTGGAATCTCTAAACCTCCAGCAGGAGCCTCGTGTGTCCATTTCGAAGATGCATCATTTACGTGAGCAGTGGAAAGCCAGTCTCAGAAGCAGCCTCACATCAGCACCAGGTACCTAAACCCCAGAGATCAGGCTCAGGTGAAGACTTCTGGTGAATCTGACCTATTGTCTGTTTAGCAGGTAACTCAACATTTCCCGAGGACTCCAGAAACTCCAGTTGCTGCAAACAATCCTGTCAGGTCTTCATTAAAGGTGAACAATCAGATGCATCCCGCTACGTTCTCATCACTGCAATATTTTTGGTGTTAAAACCAGTTTAAATGAAAGGCTGTACGGCTACAGTGTATATGAGCGCAATGTACAAATAATTCACACTTCATTAATGAAAGCAATGCTTCGTTTTCTATAGActtctatagatttattttcttttgtcttgGTTTTGGGGCTCATCTGTGACATTGGGCTCATCATGCATGTCTTCTCTTGTGTAAATGTGTCAGATCTGGGCTGGGAGCGCTGGGTGGTTTATCCAGAGAGCATCACCTTCGTCCAGTGCCGATCCTGCGGTTCTGAGAGCACAGACGTATCTGCGCAGGTGCGATACTTCTACATCATGTTCAGTTGATCTGTTTTCTGTTAAGAAATGctttacacaaacatttttcCTCTCATCTATGGCCTCAGACTGATGAAATGCTTCAGATGATCTTGTCTCTGGGCTCAGACCTGATCTTAATTGTCTTCCCACAGTGCTGCAAGCCGACTGCTCACGACATCGTCCCGTTCGTCTACATGGACGACTGGAGCAGTTTGGTTCTGTCCTCGGTGAGTCTGATCCGCGAGTGCGGCTGCGACCCTGGAGAGGAAACACAGGACCCCGAGGTCATGACCCCATCCTAGAAAGCCTTCCTGACCCGCAGGTCACGTAACAGAACCACAGAAACGCAATAGAGAAGCACAGCTTTTTGGATTCGTAGGTTTATAGCTAAGCAAACTTATTTAGCATCTTTTGACTTTTGCTGCTGTTGGGAGTCAGACTCTTGTGGGCTGTAAGAGTGGACTTATAAAAAGTTCTCAGAAGAGGCAAAAAAGTTCTCAATCTAAGCATGTTATTTGACTTTCACAGAAATGCACAATGGACCTTCTGTTATAAATCAGTTCAAGGCCAAATCTGTTTTTAACTTCAGGCTTTTATGGGGCTGCGGCTGCAGTGGCCAGCGAATGTTCCCTGAGAAAATGCTGTCGAGCAGCTCTGCCAAAATTTTCCCTGTGTGAATCTGAGGACCAAACAAAGTGTTACATCCAAAATGACCTTCCTTTAAATCAAATTCTAATTTCAGTTATTCCTCTAATGTGGTGTCAGGCGTGATCGTTAGCACTAACGTGATCTGTGTGTTGAGAAATGCCCGGTCTTGTTGAAGAATCAAACGCACATTCCAGCAAGAACATTTCGACTGTTTGTTTGCAAAAACCATCTGGCCATAAATCACCATAATTTCAACCCAGTATCATATATAATTGAATCGACTTCCAAACTAACACTAACACTTTCCCATGCATGTTTAGCTAATATTAAACAAGATTTACACTTTACATCAAATGTATGAgcagaatgttttattaaagaaagcTTTCATGGCATAAAGATGTGATGTCCTTACTTCACTTCAGAAAAGATCTGTCCAACATTtgtttctctttgtgtgtgtgtatttctggcAGCTTCTGTGTGTAACAAAACAAATGCTGAAAAGATTTATCAGAATGAACTTCTCTTGTGCTCATTTTTCAGTGGTTAGTAATGATTGCGGCTGCAGTTTACTTGCAGTGCATTTCTGAAATGAGTGGCTTATTTTTGGGAGTTTATTGGCACACACTGtttgaaactgtgtgtgtgtgtgtgtgtgtgtgtgtgtgtgtgtgtgtgtgtgtgtgtgtgtgtgtgtgtgtgtgtggctgttgcGCACTCAGTAAAAGAGTCCATAGCTTCGACAGCTCTCTGTTCCTCCTGGCTTCAGACAGACTCCACAGACCTGCGGCCGTCTGACCTTCAACACTAAAGAGAGaagacaagcaaacaaacacaggaaCAACACATCCTTTCCTGAAACACCATGGCCTGTGTGGGATCTTCCTGGCTGTGCTGGGGAGCACTGCTTTCTCTCATATTCTGTGAGTTTGCTCAGGAGAACAGCTGGGAGTGTTTGGACAAGGACGAGATTGTTACTGAAATGTCCAAGGACGCTGAGATGCCGTCTGAGTGTGTGTTGAGCTGTACAGCGCTCTCTTACAGACAGATCGCAGACAGACAGCAGAAACTCATGGTCCGCTTCAAAGACTCGCAGCCCGGTAAGAGCTTACATGTGTTAAACAAAACCAATGAGGCTCTTTTCCAGGGTTCATGGTCTAGtaagaatgaaaaaacaaacagtgcccaaaatcctaaaaaaacaaaagctgtatGTACAGAAATGTGCAAAAATCTTGTACAGTTTATACACTATATGCAAATGATATGGTATTTTAGTTCAGTAATTGTGACCTCAGTCaacaacagtaatatatatatatagagagagagagggagagagagagagagagagagtctactAGTTTTCCCACTAGTTACAGCATGTAGTATAGCATGACTGAGCTTAAACATGCTGCTgtagaagagcatttatttattcacgTTCATATCTTTGTCGACTCCTGCAGGTGAGTTGGGGGACTTCTGCTGGTTTATTCACAGGAGATGCAGCACATGGGatgaaatttttgttttactgtcAGTCAATGAATCCGTTCCGAATGGAGAATCGATTCAAATTCAAACCAACTCTCTGACTCACCTGATCTCTGTTCAGTCCCATGACTCTCCGTCCATCATCCCTGATGACTGCGGCCTTCGCTTCGACGTCACGCCGCACCTGACACACCTGAGACACCTGACACACCTGCCGCTCTGTGTCCGGCTGACAGGCATCATGGGAAACCGCTTACAGTGCCCACCGTTTCTGGTCATGATGAGGAATAAAACGAGTCTGACCAACTCCTGAATGAATCTATAAACATGATAAGGCACAATGGTAAAGATTCAGACAGATAATCTCTAAGAGGCTAGTGGGGAGGCATTTAGGATGTtgcatttcaatttcaatttgtttgaatgaatgtttcAGTTATATGTGAATTTCCAgtttaatatgctttaaatttgaagtatacattttattttagtttgcctTTGTAGCCTTTCtgttttattaagcattttatattcagtaaattGATAAAATCATTAGAATGTTGTCCTGTTTATTTACCatcctacatatatatatataatttttttttttaataaaaatctggATGCTAATCTCTGTGTCTACTGTGATTTCATATTGATGtgatattttgattttcaatCTAAATCACTGAGGTAGATTTTAAAactgtcaaacaaacaaatcaatagcatgaaaaacagtaaatcacaacAATTATTGATAattcaactctctctctcacacacacacacatcatatttgTTTAGTCAAATACACTCAAGAAAGTACAAACAGAACTGAGCACACAATCATCATCATAATTCTGCGCAGTAGATTTATTCAATCAGTTTCATGCTTGATATTCAGAACAGCGTATCCATTactgtgatatttattttatgggccattctacagaattggtgcaaactgctgtcccacaaccaaaaagacacatttaaaaagcatttaagaattTGAATCGTAGATGTTTACTAAGATCCTTCTATTAATGGaggattacatttacatttaatcatttaacagacgcttttatccaaagcgacttacaaatgagaacaatagaagcaatcagaccaacgagagaacaacaacggtatacaagtgctatgacaagatTATAAGATCCTTCTAAGACCACAgaaaccagttgagtcctctgcacaatctgactttgctgcagcctggaattgaactgctggtttcgtctggtcagaggagaactggcccccgactgagcctggtttctcccaaggttttttctccattctgtcaccgatggagttttggttcctttggctttcttagttggggacacttcatttacagcgatatcgctgACTTggttgcacagacactatttgaactgaactcagctggacgatgacatcactgaattcagtgatgaactgcctttaactgaaaaatgagtgtttactattgtccttctgctttgttgacacactattttcctaattaatgttgtagtTGGGTTAAGTCGTGGGAAGTCGTGgcagtcggacttgcaatccaagggttgtgagttcaagtctcgggccggcaggaattgtaggtggggggagtgaatatacggcgctctctccaccctcaataccacgagtgaggtgtccttgagcaagacaccgaacccccaactgctccccgggcgccgcagcataaatgatacccactgctccgggtgtgtgttcacggtgtgtgtgtattcactgctgtgtgtgtgtgcactttggatgggttaaaaaagcagagcatgaattccgagtatgggttaccatacctggctgtatgtcacgtcactttcactttttttcactttacagttgctttgacacgatctgtattgtaaaaagcactatataaataaaggtgacttgatttgacttgactatctattgaaacccacaataatatttaaaatattggtaagcttaatatatttaaaattataatttatttggtaCTTTCAATTGAGAGTTGGCTGTCCCGAACCCCCAAATTTCAACTTATGAAAATGatattgaaatatttgtatttttttttcattgttgtatttaaaagtgtctttttgattcttttaaaaaatgaagtaaaaatatgtatatttattcataactTCATGTATAAAAATGTGTCCCACATTTTTTATGTTACTACCGAAACAGTGTTTTAGTCCATTGGCCGAAACtgatctccctctctctcatagCTATGAGGTGTGAGTGAGTAGTAGCCTcatcattttgaggtaaatgtgttcaaaagtATGAAAAATCTGTGTGTAACTTTAAGAAACGTCGCTAC
This window of the Cyprinus carpio isolate SPL01 chromosome A21, ASM1834038v1, whole genome shotgun sequence genome carries:
- the LOC109104172 gene encoding univin-like isoform X2, which codes for MRLVLCVVAVLFGCPLGEMFVLHPSPEASAVKANRCKGELEIRKILLESLNLQQEPRVSISKMHHLREQWKASLRSSLTSAPGNSTFPEDSRNSSCCKQSCQVFIKDLGWERWVVYPESITFVQCRSCGSESTDVSAQCCKPTAHDIVPFVYMDDWSSLVLSSVSLIRECGCDPGEETQDPEVMTPS
- the LOC109104172 gene encoding univin-like isoform X1, with product MRLVLCVVAVLFGCPLGEMFVLHPSPEASAVKANRCKGELEIRKILLESLNLQQEPRVSISKMHHLREQWKASLRSSLTSAPAGNSTFPEDSRNSSCCKQSCQVFIKDLGWERWVVYPESITFVQCRSCGSESTDVSAQCCKPTAHDIVPFVYMDDWSSLVLSSVSLIRECGCDPGEETQDPEVMTPS
- the LOC109104172 gene encoding uncharacterized protein LOC109104172 isoform X3 gives rise to the protein MACVGSSWLCWGALLSLIFCEFAQENSWECLDKDEIVTEMSKDAEMPSECVLSCTALSYRQIADRQQKLMVRFKDSQPGELGDFCWFIHRRCSTWDEIFVLLSVNESVPNGESIQIQTNSLTHLISVQSHDSPSIIPDDCGLRFDVTPHLTHLRHLTHLPLCVRLTGIMGNRLQCPPFLVMMRNKTSLTNS